One stretch of Zingiber officinale cultivar Zhangliang chromosome 6B, Zo_v1.1, whole genome shotgun sequence DNA includes these proteins:
- the LOC121993184 gene encoding aspartyl protease family protein At5g10770-like, whose protein sequence is MCHQLQPFLPYLRHHFPTSPTIQVLLTMASCLILLWLLALPLHLARGEAKASEVHTFWVRDLLPNSICSASPKGYSSSRLQVVHGHGPCSPLTDDQKLSHRELLDGDRERVLSIQRQMSAATAPVDVEKFGRESRPVNIPARTGSSLGTGNYVVTVGFGTPGRKFSVIFDTGSDLSWIQCAPCNDCYAQEEPVFDPEASSTYAAFLCNSTDCGRLYSNSCSTDNRCRYSVQYGDQSETEGTFGRDVLTLSPSSALPGFLFGCGEANRGLFGRAAGLLGLGRGSVSLASQAARKYGAVFSYCLPSRSSETGYLTIGRGISSNVSYTRMRSVRGLLSFYFADLVAIKVGGKQLSIQKAVFRRAGTLIDSGTVITRLPPAAYAALRTAFRGQMGQYEAAPALSILDTCYNFTGYDRVSVPTVALVFASRTEVQMAFSGILYVASAAQACLAFAGNERAEDVAIVGNMQQKTYNVVYDMAGKKIGFGAQACG, encoded by the exons ATGTGCCACCAATTGCAACCCTTCCTGCCCTACTTAAGGCACCATTTTCCTACTTCCCCAACCATTCAAGTGCTGCTAACCATGGCCTCATGTCTCATCCTCCTATGGCTACTCGCTCTTCCTCTCCACTTGGCTCGTGGAGAGGCCAAAGCTTCAGAAGTGCATACGTTTTGGGTTCGTGACTTGCTCCCCAACTCAATCTGCTCTGCTTCCCCAAAAG GTTATAGTTCTTCGAGGTTGCAAGTCGTCCACGGGCACGGCCCGTGCTCGCCGTTGACCGATGACCAGAAGCTGAGTCACCGTGAACTCCTGGACGGAGACCGGGAACGAGTCTTGTCGATCCAGCGACAGATGTCTGCGGCGACGGCCCCGGTTGATGTTGAAAAATTTGGCAGGGAGTCGCGGCCGGTGAATATCCCCGCGCGCACCGGCAGCTCGCTTGGCACCGGGAACTATGTCGTCACGGTGGGCTTCGGCACCCCTGGGAGAAAATTTTCGGTCATCTTCGACACCGGCAGTGATTTGTCGTGGATCCAGTGCGCGCCGTGCAACGACTGCTACGCGCAGGAGGAGCCGGTGTTCGACCCGGAGGCATCCTCTACCTACGCCGCCTTCCTATGCAACTCCACCGACTGCGGCCGGCTCTACTCCAACTCCTGCTCCACCGACAACCGGTGCCGGTACAGCGTGCAGTACGGCGACCAATCGGAGACGGAGGGCACCTTCGGCCGCGACGTGCTCACGCTGTCCCCCAGCTCCGCGCTCCCGGGCTTCCTGTTCGGGTGCGGCGAAGCCAACCGCGGCCTCTTCGGCCGAGCAGCGGGGCTCCTCGGCCTCGGCCGCGGCAGCGTCTCGCTGGCGTCGCAGGCTGCGAGGAAGTACGGCGCAGTATTCTCCTACTGCCTGCCTTCGCGATCAAGCGAGACGGGGTACCTCACGATCGGACGGGGCATTTCGTCGAACGTCTCGTACACGCGGATGAGGTCGGTGCGGGGTTTGCTCTCTTTCTACTTCGCGGATCTGGTGGCGATTAAGGTGGGGGGAAAACAGCTGTCGATCCAGAAGGCGGTGTTCCGGAGAGCGGGGACGCTGATTGACTCGGGGACCGTGATCACGCGGCTGCCACCGGCGGCGTACGCGGCGCTGAGGACGGCGTTCCGGGGGCAGATGGGGCAGTACGAGGCGGCGCCGGCGCTATCGATACTGGACACCTGCTACAACTTCACGGGGTACGACAGAGTGTCGGTGCCGACGGTGGCGCTGGTGTTCGCGAGCAGGACGGAGGTGCAGATGGCCTTCAGTGGGATACTGTACGTGGCGAGCGCGGCGCAAGCGTGTCTGGCTTTCGCCGGAAACGAGAGGGCAGAGGACGTGGCAATCGTCGGAAACATGCAGCAGAAGACATACAACGTCGTCTACGACATGGCCGGAAAGAAAATCGGATTCGGCGCCCAAGCTTGTGGGTAA